The nucleotide sequence TCTGGCAGGAGCTCCTCCAGGCCACGTTGTCCGCCTGGCGCTCCGAGAGCGAGTCCGTCGTGTGCCGGGTGAGCGTGCCGATCGTGCAAGTTCAGCAGGCGATCGAGACCGGCTCGCGCCTTGCCGCTGCGCGCGATCTTGGCGTACAATACCTAGCGCATTACGCGAACGGGAGCGTCATGTGCCGGTTTCGTCTGCCGACTCCAGAAGCGGCAAGCCCTGCCAGTGACGCCGTCGACAGCCTGCGAACGGAGCTGTTGCCTGTTGGCGGACGCGTCGTCGTCGAGAACGCGCCAGTAGGCGTCAAGCGCCAGCTCGACGTATGGGGCCCGCCAACCGGTCCGGTGGCATGGATGCGACGGCTGAAAGACCGCATGGATCCCCACCATTTGTTGAACCGAGGACGGTTTCTGCCCGCACTCGATTCGCCTGCCTGAGAGGACCAGCCGATGTCTGAGAAGTCCGGGACGTTCGACTTCATCACGACCTCCGTTGACCGGTTGATCAAGTGGGGGCGAGGCAACTCCCTCTGGCCCATGCCGTTCGGCACGGCTTGTTGCGCCATCGAGATGATGGCGACGTTGGCGACGAAGTACGATCTGGCGCGATTCGGCGCAGAAGCGATCCGATTCTCTCCACGACAATCCGATCTGCTCATTGTCTCCGGGCGTATCTCGATCAAGATGATGCCCGTCCTCAAGCGCATCTACGACCAGATGCCGGATCCCAAGTGGGTCATCTCGATGGGAGCCTGCGCGTCCAGCGGGGGCGTGTTCGACACCTACACGCTGGTTCAGGGCGTCGATCAGTTCATTCCTGTGGACGTGTACGTACCGGGATGCCCGCCGCGACCCGAAGACCTGATCGACGCGGTTCGCTACGTGCAGCACATGATTCAAGTCGGCGAAGAGCCACGGAGCCTTCGGACTCGCCCGCTGGAGATCG is from Candidatus Poribacteria bacterium and encodes:
- a CDS encoding NADH-quinone oxidoreductase subunit B; this encodes MSEKSGTFDFITTSVDRLIKWGRGNSLWPMPFGTACCAIEMMATLATKYDLARFGAEAIRFSPRQSDLLIVSGRISIKMMPVLKRIYDQMPDPKWVISMGACASSGGVFDTYTLVQGVDQFIPVDVYVPGCPPRPEDLIDAVRYVQHMIQVGEEPRSLRTRPLEIEPVGGVPPLASSSA